One part of the Solanum dulcamara chromosome 8, daSolDulc1.2, whole genome shotgun sequence genome encodes these proteins:
- the LOC129901041 gene encoding KH domain-containing protein At3g08620-like produces MSNLYNHNLNFSPARAVSPHIRTNQDVDSQYLTELLAERQKLGPFTQVLPICSRLLNQEILRLSGMIPNQVLSDYDRLQRGSPSPVASFDMMQHVGGKGLGGWNGNGWNAFQEQRLGGPQGRPIDWQASPGSPSSFVVKRVLRLDIPVDRYPNFNFVGRLLGPRGNSLKRVEASTGCRVFIRGKGSIKDAEKEESLRGLPGYEHLNEPLHVLLEAELPINIVDARLKQASQIIEELLRPVDESQDLYKRQQLRELALLNNNFREESPQPRGSLSPFSSSGMKRAKTGW; encoded by the exons ATGTCTAATTTGTATAATCACAACTTGAATTTCTCACCTGCAAGAGCTGTTTCTCCTCATATAAGGACTAACCAAGATGTTGATAG TCAGTACTTGACAGAGCTGTTAGCAGAAAGGCAGAAACTTGGACCCTTTACACAAGTTCTTCCAATATGCAGCCGACTCTTGAATCAAG AAATACTTAGACTTTCTGGAATGATTCCCAATCAAGTACTCAGTGACTATGACAGACTACAGCGTGGAAGCCCTAGTCCTGTGGCTTCATTTGACATGATGCAGCATGTTGGAGGAAAAGGTTTAGGTGGCTGGAACGGGAATGGATGGAACGCCTTTCAAGAG CAAAGATTAGGTGGACCACAGGGAAGGCCCATCGACTGGCAAGCTTCACCGGGAAGTCCAAGTTCATTTGTTGTGAAGCGGGTGTTGCGTTTGGATATACCTGTTGACAGATATCCGAAT TTCAACTTTGTTGGACGGCTTTTAGGACCTCGAGGTAATTCTCTGAAGCGGGTGGAAGCATCTACTGGATGTCGCGTATTTATAAGAGGAAAGGGTTCAATAAAAGATGCTGAAAAA GAGGAGAGTCTGAGAGGCCTTCCAGGTTATGAACACCTCAATGAGCCACTGCATGTTTTACTTGAGGCAGAGTTACCCATTAATATAGTTGATGCACGGTTGAAACAAGCTAGCCAAATTATTGAAGAGTTGCTCAGACCTGTG GACGAGTCGCAGGACTTATATAAAAGGCAACAGCTTAGAGAGCTTGCTTTGCTGAATAACAATTTTAGAGAAGAGAGCCCCCAACCAAGGGGTAGTCTATCTCCTTTTAGTTCAAGTGGGATGAAACGAGCAAAAACTGGTTGGTGA
- the LOC129898873 gene encoding reticulon-like protein B2, whose product MSNPVEEIVRESTLENKQKAFNHNDSSSSSSSSTDDDFRRPVHNKKIHLFDRHKTIHSTLGGGKLADILLWRKKKISGGMLAGATVIWFLFECTGYHLLTLICHSLIVSLAILFFWSNLSLFVNKSFIELPKIELPEELWMQLVLLLRDQCTCASGIFREVASGNDLKKFLYAIFVLWIVSIVGRWFSLLTLVYLILVMLLTVPFLYEKYEDQVDAYGKLAIKELRKQYSQVDEKVLQKLPIPFIKDSKQE is encoded by the exons ATGTCCAATCCAGTTGAGGAAATTGTTAGAGAATCTACACTGGAGAATAAACAAAAAGCCTTTAATCACAATGATTCCTcctcttcatcatcatcatcaacagaTGATGATTTTAGACGTCCAGTCCATAATAAGAAGATTCACCTCTTCGATCGTCACAAAACCATCCACTCTACTTTAGGTGGTGGCAAAT TGGctgatattttactatggaggaagaagaagatttCAGGAGGAATGCTTGCTGGTGCCACTGTCATATGGTTTCTCTTTGAATGTACTGGTTATCATTTGCTCACTCTTATTTGCCATTCTCTCATAGTCTCATTGGCCATCTTGTTCTTTTGGTCCAATCTCTCCCTCTTTGTCAACAA GAGTTTTATAGAATTACCAAAGATTGAATTGCCAGAAGAGTTATGGATGCAATTGGTCCTCTTACTGAGGGATCAATGCACCTGTGCATCTGGTATCTTTCGGGAAGTAGCATCCGgaaatgatttgaagaagttcctTTAT GCAATTTTTGTCTTGTGGATTGTTTCCATTGTTGGCAGATGGTTCAGTCTTCTGACCCTTGTATACCTCA TACTTGTCATGCTGTTGACAGTACCCTTTCTCTATGAGAAGTATGAAGATCAAGTAGATGCCTATGGAAAACTGGCTATAAAAGAACTCAGGAAACAGTATAGCCAAGTGGATGAGAAGGTTCTTCAAAAACTACCAATTCCTTTCATAAAAGACAGTAAGCAGGAATGA
- the LOC129898789 gene encoding 60S ribosomal protein L10: MGRRPARCYRQIKNKPYPKSRFCRGVPDPKIRIYDVGMKKKGVDEFPFCVHLVSWEKENVSSEALEAARIACNKYMTKSAGKDAFHLRVRVHPFHVLRINKMLSCAGADRLQTGMRGAFGKPQGVCARVAIGQVLLSVRCKDGNSNHAQEALRRAKFKFPGRQKIIVSRKWGFTKFSRTDYLKYKSENRILPDGVNAKLLGNHGRLAARQPGRAFLTSA; the protein is encoded by the exons ATGGGGAGAA GACCTGCAAGATGTTACCGTCAGATTAAGAACAAGCCTTACCCAAAATCAAGGTTTTGCCGTGGTGTTCCTGATCCAAAGATCAGGATCTATGATGTGGGCATGAAGAAAAAGGGAGTTGATGAGTTCCCTTTCTGTGTGCACTTGGTCAGTTGGGAGAAGGAGAATGTCTCAAGTGAGGCACTTGAAGCTGCCCGTATTGCTTGCAACAAGTACATGACCAAGTCTGCTGGAAAGGATGCTTTTCACCTCAGGGTCAGGGTTCATCCCTTCCATGTTTTGCGAATTAACAAGATGTTGTCGTGTGCTGGAGCTGATAGACTCCAAACTGGCATGAGGGGAGCTTTTGGTAAGCCCCAGGGTGTTTGTGCTCGTGTTGCAATTGGTCAGGTTCTTCTCTCTGTTCGCTGCAAAGATGGAAACAGTAACCATGCCCAAGAGGCTCTGCGCCGTGCTAAGTTCAAATTTCCTGGCCGTCAAAAGATCATTGTCAGCAGAAAGTG GGGGTTCACTAAGTTCAGCCGTACTGATTATCTGAAATACAAGTCAGAAAACCGTATTCTTCCAGATGGTGTGAATGCAAAG CTTCTTGGCAACCATGGTCGACTTGCTGCACGTCAACCTGGAAGGGCCTTTCTTACATCTGCTTAG
- the LOC129901538 gene encoding cytochrome b-c1 complex subunit 8: MGKQPVKLKAVVYALSPFQQKVMPGLWKDLPGKIHHKVSENWISATLLLGPLVGTYSYVQHFLEKEKLEHRY, encoded by the exons ATGGGGAAACAACCAGTTAAACTGAAAGCAGTTGTTTACGCTTTATCGCCATTCCAACAGAAGGTTATGCCAGGTCTATGGAAGGACCTTCCTGGTAAAATCCATCACAAAGTCTCTGAAAATTGGATCAGCGCTACTCTCTTGCTCGGTCCTCTCGTCGGCACCTACTC GTACGTGCAGCATTTCCTGGAGAAGGAGAAGTTAGAACACAGATACTAA
- the LOC129901112 gene encoding cytochrome P450 714C2-like, with amino-acid sequence MLLAITLVCVFGLFFHLYNSLVIKPRRLQSALRKQGIVGPQPKFLLGNILEMKKSCEAAKKMVSNGDVVDCHNCGATILPFFDQWQRQYGDVFMFSLGNTQIVHVTQPDMVREITTCTSLDLGKPTYQAKERGSLLGNGILTSNGPFWAHQRKILAPELYMEKVKGMINLMQDSALTLLSSWNNQIEAQGGIADIKIDQDMRRFSGDVISKACFGSNFSKGEEIFYKLRALQEASSKKVLSSGIPGIRYIPSKNNRETWGLEKEIKALILKIVKEKRSEAGGSNQKDLLQMVLEGATINMTTQNAIDNFIVDNCKNIYLAGYETTAVAATWCIMLLASNPNWQQRVRDEVVQICKGQIPDANMIRQMKQLTMVINESLRLYPPVAVISREALKEMKFGEINVPKGVNIWTIVTTLHTDPKIWGTDSYKFNPQRFANGIRGACEFPHVYMPFGVGPRVCLGQNLAMVELKILISLILTKFSFSISPKYVHCPALNLVIEPGHGVYLSLRKL; translated from the exons ATGTTGTTAGCAATAACATTAGTGTGTGTGTTTggtttattttttcatctttacaATTCGCTTGTAATAAAGCCAAGAAGGCTCCAATCAGCTCTTAGAAAGCAGGGAATAGTTGGGCCACAGCCAAAATTTCTTCTTGGAAACATCTTGGAGATGAAAAAATCATGTGAGGCTGCTAAAAAAATGGTCTCAAATGGAGATGTAGTGGACTGCCATAACTGTGGAGCAACTATCCTTCCCTTCTTTGATCAATGGCAGAGACAATATG GTGATGTATTCATGTTTTCTCTTGGCAACACACAAATTGTGCATGTGACACAACCAGACATGGTGAGAGAGATCACTACTTGCACATCCTTGGATTTGGGAAAGCCAACATATCAAGCAAAAGAGAGGGGCTCTTTGTTAGGCAATGGGATCCTAACTTCAAATGGACCTTTTTGGGCACATCAAAGAAAAATTCTTGCTCCTGAGTTATATATGGAAAAAGTAAAG GGTATGATAAATTTAATGCAGGATTCTGCATTAACATTGTTGAGTTCATGGAATAATCAAATTGAAGCTCAAGGTGGGATTGCTGACATTAAAATTGATCAAGACATGAGAAGATTCTCTGGAGATGTTATTTCTAAAGCATGTTTTGGAAGCAATTTTTCCAAAGGAGAAGAAATCTTCTATAAGCTCAGAGCTCTCCAAGAGGCTTCTTCCAAAAAGGTCCTGTCTTCCGGAATTCCCGGCATCAG ATATATTCCTAGCAAGAACAACAGGGAAACATGGGGCTTAGAGAAGGAAATCAAAGCATTGATCTTGAAAATAGTGAAGGAAAAAAGATCAGAAGCAGGTGGAAGTAATCAAAAAGATTTACTGCAAATGGTTCTTGAAGGAGCTACAATAAACATGACTACTCAAAATGCAATTGATAATTTTATAGTTGATAACTGCAAAAATATTTACTTGGCTGGTTATGAGACCACTGCTGTTGCTGCCACCTGGTGCATCATGCTTTTGGCCTCAAATCCAAATTGGCAACAACGTGTTCGTGATGAAGTCGTACAAATTTGTAAGGGACAAATTCCTGACGCTAACATGATTCGACAGATGAAACAG TTAACAATGGTGATTAACGAATCATTGCGTCTTTATCCACCAGTAGCAGTGATATCAAGAGAAGcattaaaagaaatgaagtTTGGAGAAATTAATGTTCCTAAAGGTGTCAATATTTGGACAATTGTGACAACATTACACACTGATCCAAAAATATGGGGAACAGATTCTTACAAGTTTAATCCACAAAGATTTGCAAATGGAATTAGAGGTGCATGTGAATTTCCACATGTGTACATGCCTTTTGGGGTTGGACCAAGGGTCTGTTTGGGACAAAATTTGGCTATGGTGGAGCTTAAGATActcatttctttaattttgaccaaattttctttctcaatttcaCCAAAATATGTTCATTGTCCAGCTCTGAATTTGGTCATTGAGCCAGGACATGGTGTCTATCTGTCATTGAGGAAGTTGTGA
- the LOC129900210 gene encoding probable protein phosphatase 2C 51, whose amino-acid sequence MKRIIIYGFFFACFVGFLMNHKPNPEEQIVAEDFVTNTTMSSIPAQNFFDGHIGSDASEMASRTFLDKFLLRNYYEQNSNHMEFLKSSLVKIANFGYSKAFICSKKLAKELTEDHNGHRLDERARIEASGGKFKFSTNSVPLLNGHFPMTRAIGDVPLKKYGIIAIPEVTDWLNLTSKDEYLVVASDGILESLSPQKVCDFLCEAEDHSDLTLLAQQIVQKAFLEGSKDNLSVVLVPLGTRISCR is encoded by the exons ATGAAGCGTATTATCATATATGGATTTTTCTTTGCTTGCTTTGTTGGATTTTTGATGAACCATAAGCCTAACCCTGAAGAACAAATTGTTGCAGAAGATTTCGTTACAAATACAACAATGTCGTCAATTCCAGCTCAAAATT TTTTTGACGGTCATATTGGATCGGATGCTAGTGAGATGGCGTCGAGGACTTTTTTAGACAAGTTTCTGTTGAGGAATTACTACGAACAAAATTCTAACCATATGGAATTTCTGAAATCGTCTTTAGTTAAAA ttgCAAACTTTGGCTATTCGAAGGCGTTTATTTGCTCTAAAAAATTGGCCAAGGAGTTAACGGAAGATCATAATGGACATAGATTGGACGAGAGGGCTAGGATTGAAGCTTCTGGAGGTAAATTCAAATTTAGTACTAATTCTGTTCCTCTTCTCAATGGTCATTTCCCTATGACTCGAGCTATTGGTGATGTTCCTTTGAAAAAATATGGAATCATAGCTATTCCAGAGGTGACTGATTGGCTAAATTTAACTTCAAAAGATGAGTATTTGGTTGTGGCATCTGATGGAATACTTGAAAGCTTAAGTCCACAAAAAGTGTGTGATTTCTTATGTGAAGCAGAGGACCATTCAGATTTAACATTATTGGCTCAACAAATTGTTCAGAAAGCATTTTTAGAAGGCAGCAAAGATAATTTATCAGTTGTTTTGGTTCCCTTAGGAACAAGGATCTCTTGTAGATGA